One genomic window of Camelina sativa cultivar DH55 chromosome 5, Cs, whole genome shotgun sequence includes the following:
- the LOC104787592 gene encoding uncharacterized protein At1g65760-like yields MVVDWSNLPEELLNSIAVRLFSVVELKRFRSICTSWRRSGVHNNNNPFPSRPLIHFDPIAPSETLLHDEVYRCDPGAFLSHIAFFRVTLSSSPSKGWIIKSDVDIINSGRIRLLDPLSRYPLRCYSKSLDLLKVTVSEIREAYVVLGKAKARVTAPGFQRSVLGKVKEGEDHHHGVLGIGWDGYINYWNGNVLRRLEQMGDHFSDIIVHKGVTYVLDSQGIVWCISSDLQISRYLTTSVDETITNGCWGDMRFVEGCKELYIVERLPKTNPRKRKAGRTCNYSMTVGFKVYKMDEELSKWVEVKTLGYKAFMMSPDTCFSVLAHEFHFHGCLQNSIYFTENLWPKVFKLDNDNGSIITSKSSKRSFQMFSPSFL; encoded by the exons ATGGTAGTAGATTGGTCTAACTTACCGGAGGAGCTCCTCAACTCTATCGCCGTTCGATTGTTCTCCGTCGTCGAACTCAAACGCTTCCGTAGCATCTGCACATCTTGGCGGCGCTCCGGTgtgcacaacaacaacaacccttTCCCGAGCCGGCCTCTCATCCACTTCGATCCCATCGCCCCTAGCGAAACCCTACTACACGACGAGGTCTACCGATGCGATCCCGGAGCGTTCCTCTCACACATCGCCTTCTTCCGAGTCACTCTTTCCTCCTCCCCGAGCAAGGGCTGGATCATCAAATCCGATGTGGACATCATCAACTCCGGGAGAATCCGTCTCCTTGACCCTCTCTCGCGTTATCCTTTGCGCTGTTACTCCAAGAGCCTCGATCTTTTGAAGGTCACTGTCTCCGAGATTCGAGAAGCCTATGTTGTTCTTGGCAAAGCCAAGGCAAGAGTAACGGCTCCTGGATTCCAAAGAAGTGTTCTTGGCAAAGTCAAGGAAGGAGAAGATCATCATCATGGAGTTCTTGGTATCGGTTGGGATGGATATATCAACTACTGGAATGGAAATGTCTTGAGGAGACTCGAACAAATGGGTGATCACTTCTCCGACATTATAGTTCACAAAGGGGTAACTTACGTTTTGGATTCACAAGGCATTGTTTGGTGTATTAGTTCCGATCTTCAAATCTCTAGGTACCTAACCACTTCTGTCGATGAAACTATCACCAATGGCTGTTGGGGAGACATGAGATTCGTGGAAGGTTGTAAAGAGCTTTACATTGTGGAGCGTCTCCCCAAAACGAATCCCCGAAAGAGAAAAGCTGGGCGCACATGTAACTATTCCATGACGGTCGGTTTCAAGGTTTACAAGATGGATGAGGAGTTATCAAAATGGGTAGAAGTTAAGACCTTGGGATACAAAGCATTTATGATGTCTCCCGATACTTGTTTCTCGGTTTTGGCTCATGAGTTTCAC tttcACGGATGCCTTCAAAACTCTATTTACTTCACCGAGAATTTATGGCCTAAGGTGTTCAAGCTAGACAATGATAATGGAAGTATCATCACATCAAAGTCTTCCAAGAGATCTTTCCAAATGTTTTCTCCTAGCTTTCTCTGA